In Hyla sarda isolate aHylSar1 chromosome 12, aHylSar1.hap1, whole genome shotgun sequence, a genomic segment contains:
- the BIRC7 gene encoding baculoviral IAP repeat-containing protein 7 isoform X2 produces MFPRDDSFRKTIGAGNWSSTSEALRKHWRRSPAAMSRWHWNSSPLIGHRAHCRSGMDLSMEDEVIRHILGSWSPSVMVPEPSAAVVTPSMRCEATRLQTFTMWPGSSSMSPQDLARAGFFYLGPEDRVQCFCCGGVLRRWEPGDQALNEHRKFFPSCPFVLGREVGNIQFSAGRDSVDGQILGQLNRFPVEEEEEAWHAVYPEMMEERERLATYSSWPPYAEVTPDVLARAGFFYTGHRDNVKCFHCDGGLRNWERGDDPWKEHAKWFPRCEFLIQSMGLAYVRSVQDALFSSPETTPESQRSVDRSPGSPSDSPGDFLQSSIAQAALQMGFDENLVASLVQSRFLLVGAPYSCVSDLVHDLVQAEEDRQAHTTDFLRIPEAPAQRANTEPQLPKEPEVPLSTEEQLRRLKEERMCKVCMDKDVSMVFVPCGHLVVCMDCAPNLRHCPICRATIRGSVRAFMS; encoded by the exons ATGTTCCCCAGAG ATGACAGCTTCAGGAAAACGATTGGTGCAGGGAACTGGAGCAGTACATCTGAGGCACTGCGGAAGCACTGGAG AAGATCACCTGCTGCAATGAGCCGTTGGCACTGGAATTCCAGCCCACTGATCGGGCACAGGGCACACTGCAGAAGTGGAATGGACCTGTCGATGGAGGACGAGGTGATCAGGCACATCCTGGGCTCCTGGAGTCCTTCTGTAATGGTGCCAGAGCCATCTGCTGCTGTGGTGACGCCAAGTATGCGTTGTGAAGCCACCAGGTTACAGACCTTTACAATGTGGCCTGGATCCAGTAGTATGTCCCCCCAGGACCTTGCCAGGGCAGGCTTTTTCTACCTAGGCCCTGAGGACCGGGTACAATGCTTCTGTTGTGGAGGGGTCCTAAGGCGTTGGGAACCTGGCGACCAAGCACTCAATGAGCACCGGAAGTTCTTTCCTTCATGCCCCTTTGTGCTTGGCAGAGAAGTGGGCAATATCCAATTTTCAGCTGGCAGAGACTCTGTGGACGGCCAGATTCTCGGACAACTGAATAGGTTTCCTgttgaggaagaggaggaggcctGGCATGCAGTGTACCCTGAAATGATGGAGGAAAGGGAGAGACTGGCAACATACAGCAGCTGGCCTCCGTATGCCGAGGTGACCCCTGATGTCCTGGCCCGGGCAGGCTTCTTCTACACTG gacaccgggataACGTCAAATGTTTTCACTGTGATGGGGGACTGAGGAACTGGGAGCGGGGAGACGACCCATGGAAAGAGCACGCAAAGTGGTTCCCAAG ATGTGAATTCCTCATACAGTCCATGGGTCTGGCCTATGTCCGCAGTGTACAGGATGCTTTATTCAGTAGTCCGGAAACTACG CCTGAATCTCAGAGGTCTGTGGACAGGAGCCCAGGGAGCCCCAGTG ATTCTCCTGGTGACTTCCTTCAGTCATCCATAGCCCAGgctgctctgcagatgggattcGATGAAAACTTGGTGGCCAGTCTGGTTCAAAGTCGCTTCCTGCTGGTTGGGGCCCCTTACAGTTGTGTGTCTGACCTGGTCCATGATCTAGTTCAGGCAGAAGAGGATAGACAGGCACACACAACAG ACTTTTTAAGGATTCCTGAAGCTCCAGCACAGAGGGCAAATACAGAGCCCCAACTACCAAAAGAACCAG AGGTTCCACTCAGCACTGAAGAGCAGCTCCGGAGGCTGAAGGAGGAGAGAATGTGTAAAGTGTGTATGGACAAGGATGTGTCTATGGTCTTTGTGCCATGTGGCCATCTGGTGGTCTGTATGGATTGTGCCCCCAATCTTAGACACTGCCCGATCTGCAGGGCAACGATCAGAGGCAGCGTACGGGCCTTCATGTCCTGA
- the BIRC7 gene encoding baculoviral IAP repeat-containing protein 7 isoform X4: MFPRDDSFRKTIGAGNWSSTSEALRKHWRRSPAAMSRWHWNSSPLIGHRAHCRSGMDLSMEDEVIRHILGSWSPSVMVPEPSAAVVTPSMRCEATRLQTFTMWPGSSSMSPQDLARAGFFYLGPEDRVQCFCCGGVLRRWEPGDQALNEHRKFFPSCPFVLGREVGNIQFSAGRDSVDGQILGQLNRFPVEEEEEAWHAVYPEMMEERERLATYSSWPPYAEVTPDVLARAGFFYTGHRDNVKCFHCDGGLRNWERGDDPWKEHAKWFPRCEFLIQSMGLAYVRSVQDALFSSPETTPESQRSVDRSPGSPSDFLRIPEAPAQRANTEPQLPKEPGKVPLSTEEQLRRLKEERMCKVCMDKDVSMVFVPCGHLVVCMDCAPNLRHCPICRATIRGSVRAFMS, encoded by the exons ATGTTCCCCAGAG ATGACAGCTTCAGGAAAACGATTGGTGCAGGGAACTGGAGCAGTACATCTGAGGCACTGCGGAAGCACTGGAG AAGATCACCTGCTGCAATGAGCCGTTGGCACTGGAATTCCAGCCCACTGATCGGGCACAGGGCACACTGCAGAAGTGGAATGGACCTGTCGATGGAGGACGAGGTGATCAGGCACATCCTGGGCTCCTGGAGTCCTTCTGTAATGGTGCCAGAGCCATCTGCTGCTGTGGTGACGCCAAGTATGCGTTGTGAAGCCACCAGGTTACAGACCTTTACAATGTGGCCTGGATCCAGTAGTATGTCCCCCCAGGACCTTGCCAGGGCAGGCTTTTTCTACCTAGGCCCTGAGGACCGGGTACAATGCTTCTGTTGTGGAGGGGTCCTAAGGCGTTGGGAACCTGGCGACCAAGCACTCAATGAGCACCGGAAGTTCTTTCCTTCATGCCCCTTTGTGCTTGGCAGAGAAGTGGGCAATATCCAATTTTCAGCTGGCAGAGACTCTGTGGACGGCCAGATTCTCGGACAACTGAATAGGTTTCCTgttgaggaagaggaggaggcctGGCATGCAGTGTACCCTGAAATGATGGAGGAAAGGGAGAGACTGGCAACATACAGCAGCTGGCCTCCGTATGCCGAGGTGACCCCTGATGTCCTGGCCCGGGCAGGCTTCTTCTACACTG gacaccgggataACGTCAAATGTTTTCACTGTGATGGGGGACTGAGGAACTGGGAGCGGGGAGACGACCCATGGAAAGAGCACGCAAAGTGGTTCCCAAG ATGTGAATTCCTCATACAGTCCATGGGTCTGGCCTATGTCCGCAGTGTACAGGATGCTTTATTCAGTAGTCCGGAAACTACG CCTGAATCTCAGAGGTCTGTGGACAGGAGCCCAGGGAGCCCCAGTG ACTTTTTAAGGATTCCTGAAGCTCCAGCACAGAGGGCAAATACAGAGCCCCAACTACCAAAAGAACCAGGTA AGGTTCCACTCAGCACTGAAGAGCAGCTCCGGAGGCTGAAGGAGGAGAGAATGTGTAAAGTGTGTATGGACAAGGATGTGTCTATGGTCTTTGTGCCATGTGGCCATCTGGTGGTCTGTATGGATTGTGCCCCCAATCTTAGACACTGCCCGATCTGCAGGGCAACGATCAGAGGCAGCGTACGGGCCTTCATGTCCTGA
- the BIRC7 gene encoding baculoviral IAP repeat-containing protein 7 isoform X1 yields the protein MFPRDDSFRKTIGAGNWSSTSEALRKHWRRSPAAMSRWHWNSSPLIGHRAHCRSGMDLSMEDEVIRHILGSWSPSVMVPEPSAAVVTPSMRCEATRLQTFTMWPGSSSMSPQDLARAGFFYLGPEDRVQCFCCGGVLRRWEPGDQALNEHRKFFPSCPFVLGREVGNIQFSAGRDSVDGQILGQLNRFPVEEEEEAWHAVYPEMMEERERLATYSSWPPYAEVTPDVLARAGFFYTGHRDNVKCFHCDGGLRNWERGDDPWKEHAKWFPRCEFLIQSMGLAYVRSVQDALFSSPETTPESQRSVDRSPGSPSDSPGDFLQSSIAQAALQMGFDENLVASLVQSRFLLVGAPYSCVSDLVHDLVQAEEDRQAHTTDFLRIPEAPAQRANTEPQLPKEPGKVPLSTEEQLRRLKEERMCKVCMDKDVSMVFVPCGHLVVCMDCAPNLRHCPICRATIRGSVRAFMS from the exons ATGTTCCCCAGAG ATGACAGCTTCAGGAAAACGATTGGTGCAGGGAACTGGAGCAGTACATCTGAGGCACTGCGGAAGCACTGGAG AAGATCACCTGCTGCAATGAGCCGTTGGCACTGGAATTCCAGCCCACTGATCGGGCACAGGGCACACTGCAGAAGTGGAATGGACCTGTCGATGGAGGACGAGGTGATCAGGCACATCCTGGGCTCCTGGAGTCCTTCTGTAATGGTGCCAGAGCCATCTGCTGCTGTGGTGACGCCAAGTATGCGTTGTGAAGCCACCAGGTTACAGACCTTTACAATGTGGCCTGGATCCAGTAGTATGTCCCCCCAGGACCTTGCCAGGGCAGGCTTTTTCTACCTAGGCCCTGAGGACCGGGTACAATGCTTCTGTTGTGGAGGGGTCCTAAGGCGTTGGGAACCTGGCGACCAAGCACTCAATGAGCACCGGAAGTTCTTTCCTTCATGCCCCTTTGTGCTTGGCAGAGAAGTGGGCAATATCCAATTTTCAGCTGGCAGAGACTCTGTGGACGGCCAGATTCTCGGACAACTGAATAGGTTTCCTgttgaggaagaggaggaggcctGGCATGCAGTGTACCCTGAAATGATGGAGGAAAGGGAGAGACTGGCAACATACAGCAGCTGGCCTCCGTATGCCGAGGTGACCCCTGATGTCCTGGCCCGGGCAGGCTTCTTCTACACTG gacaccgggataACGTCAAATGTTTTCACTGTGATGGGGGACTGAGGAACTGGGAGCGGGGAGACGACCCATGGAAAGAGCACGCAAAGTGGTTCCCAAG ATGTGAATTCCTCATACAGTCCATGGGTCTGGCCTATGTCCGCAGTGTACAGGATGCTTTATTCAGTAGTCCGGAAACTACG CCTGAATCTCAGAGGTCTGTGGACAGGAGCCCAGGGAGCCCCAGTG ATTCTCCTGGTGACTTCCTTCAGTCATCCATAGCCCAGgctgctctgcagatgggattcGATGAAAACTTGGTGGCCAGTCTGGTTCAAAGTCGCTTCCTGCTGGTTGGGGCCCCTTACAGTTGTGTGTCTGACCTGGTCCATGATCTAGTTCAGGCAGAAGAGGATAGACAGGCACACACAACAG ACTTTTTAAGGATTCCTGAAGCTCCAGCACAGAGGGCAAATACAGAGCCCCAACTACCAAAAGAACCAGGTA AGGTTCCACTCAGCACTGAAGAGCAGCTCCGGAGGCTGAAGGAGGAGAGAATGTGTAAAGTGTGTATGGACAAGGATGTGTCTATGGTCTTTGTGCCATGTGGCCATCTGGTGGTCTGTATGGATTGTGCCCCCAATCTTAGACACTGCCCGATCTGCAGGGCAACGATCAGAGGCAGCGTACGGGCCTTCATGTCCTGA
- the BIRC7 gene encoding baculoviral IAP repeat-containing protein 7 isoform X3, with the protein MSRWHWNSSPLIGHRAHCRSGMDLSMEDEVIRHILGSWSPSVMVPEPSAAVVTPSMRCEATRLQTFTMWPGSSSMSPQDLARAGFFYLGPEDRVQCFCCGGVLRRWEPGDQALNEHRKFFPSCPFVLGREVGNIQFSAGRDSVDGQILGQLNRFPVEEEEEAWHAVYPEMMEERERLATYSSWPPYAEVTPDVLARAGFFYTGHRDNVKCFHCDGGLRNWERGDDPWKEHAKWFPRCEFLIQSMGLAYVRSVQDALFSSPETTPESQRSVDRSPGSPSDSPGDFLQSSIAQAALQMGFDENLVASLVQSRFLLVGAPYSCVSDLVHDLVQAEEDRQAHTTDFLRIPEAPAQRANTEPQLPKEPGKVPLSTEEQLRRLKEERMCKVCMDKDVSMVFVPCGHLVVCMDCAPNLRHCPICRATIRGSVRAFMS; encoded by the exons ATGAGCCGTTGGCACTGGAATTCCAGCCCACTGATCGGGCACAGGGCACACTGCAGAAGTGGAATGGACCTGTCGATGGAGGACGAGGTGATCAGGCACATCCTGGGCTCCTGGAGTCCTTCTGTAATGGTGCCAGAGCCATCTGCTGCTGTGGTGACGCCAAGTATGCGTTGTGAAGCCACCAGGTTACAGACCTTTACAATGTGGCCTGGATCCAGTAGTATGTCCCCCCAGGACCTTGCCAGGGCAGGCTTTTTCTACCTAGGCCCTGAGGACCGGGTACAATGCTTCTGTTGTGGAGGGGTCCTAAGGCGTTGGGAACCTGGCGACCAAGCACTCAATGAGCACCGGAAGTTCTTTCCTTCATGCCCCTTTGTGCTTGGCAGAGAAGTGGGCAATATCCAATTTTCAGCTGGCAGAGACTCTGTGGACGGCCAGATTCTCGGACAACTGAATAGGTTTCCTgttgaggaagaggaggaggcctGGCATGCAGTGTACCCTGAAATGATGGAGGAAAGGGAGAGACTGGCAACATACAGCAGCTGGCCTCCGTATGCCGAGGTGACCCCTGATGTCCTGGCCCGGGCAGGCTTCTTCTACACTG gacaccgggataACGTCAAATGTTTTCACTGTGATGGGGGACTGAGGAACTGGGAGCGGGGAGACGACCCATGGAAAGAGCACGCAAAGTGGTTCCCAAG ATGTGAATTCCTCATACAGTCCATGGGTCTGGCCTATGTCCGCAGTGTACAGGATGCTTTATTCAGTAGTCCGGAAACTACG CCTGAATCTCAGAGGTCTGTGGACAGGAGCCCAGGGAGCCCCAGTG ATTCTCCTGGTGACTTCCTTCAGTCATCCATAGCCCAGgctgctctgcagatgggattcGATGAAAACTTGGTGGCCAGTCTGGTTCAAAGTCGCTTCCTGCTGGTTGGGGCCCCTTACAGTTGTGTGTCTGACCTGGTCCATGATCTAGTTCAGGCAGAAGAGGATAGACAGGCACACACAACAG ACTTTTTAAGGATTCCTGAAGCTCCAGCACAGAGGGCAAATACAGAGCCCCAACTACCAAAAGAACCAGGTA AGGTTCCACTCAGCACTGAAGAGCAGCTCCGGAGGCTGAAGGAGGAGAGAATGTGTAAAGTGTGTATGGACAAGGATGTGTCTATGGTCTTTGTGCCATGTGGCCATCTGGTGGTCTGTATGGATTGTGCCCCCAATCTTAGACACTGCCCGATCTGCAGGGCAACGATCAGAGGCAGCGTACGGGCCTTCATGTCCTGA
- the BIRC7 gene encoding baculoviral IAP repeat-containing protein 7 isoform X5, translated as MFPRDDSFRKTIGAGNWSSTSEALRKHWRRSPAAMSRWHWNSSPLIGHRAHCRSGMDLSMEDEVIRHILGSWSPSVMVPEPSAAVVTPSMRCEATRLQTFTMWPGSSSMSPQDLARAGFFYLGPEDRVQCFCCGGVLRRWEPGDQALNEHRKFFPSCPFVLGREVGNIQFSAGRDSVDGQILGQLNRFPVEEEEEAWHAVYPEMMEERERLATYSSWPPYAEVTPDVLARAGFFYTGHRDNVKCFHCDGGLRNWERGDDPWKEHAKWFPRCEFLIQSMGLAYVRSVQDALFSSPETTPESQRSVDRSPGSPSDFLRIPEAPAQRANTEPQLPKEPEVPLSTEEQLRRLKEERMCKVCMDKDVSMVFVPCGHLVVCMDCAPNLRHCPICRATIRGSVRAFMS; from the exons ATGTTCCCCAGAG ATGACAGCTTCAGGAAAACGATTGGTGCAGGGAACTGGAGCAGTACATCTGAGGCACTGCGGAAGCACTGGAG AAGATCACCTGCTGCAATGAGCCGTTGGCACTGGAATTCCAGCCCACTGATCGGGCACAGGGCACACTGCAGAAGTGGAATGGACCTGTCGATGGAGGACGAGGTGATCAGGCACATCCTGGGCTCCTGGAGTCCTTCTGTAATGGTGCCAGAGCCATCTGCTGCTGTGGTGACGCCAAGTATGCGTTGTGAAGCCACCAGGTTACAGACCTTTACAATGTGGCCTGGATCCAGTAGTATGTCCCCCCAGGACCTTGCCAGGGCAGGCTTTTTCTACCTAGGCCCTGAGGACCGGGTACAATGCTTCTGTTGTGGAGGGGTCCTAAGGCGTTGGGAACCTGGCGACCAAGCACTCAATGAGCACCGGAAGTTCTTTCCTTCATGCCCCTTTGTGCTTGGCAGAGAAGTGGGCAATATCCAATTTTCAGCTGGCAGAGACTCTGTGGACGGCCAGATTCTCGGACAACTGAATAGGTTTCCTgttgaggaagaggaggaggcctGGCATGCAGTGTACCCTGAAATGATGGAGGAAAGGGAGAGACTGGCAACATACAGCAGCTGGCCTCCGTATGCCGAGGTGACCCCTGATGTCCTGGCCCGGGCAGGCTTCTTCTACACTG gacaccgggataACGTCAAATGTTTTCACTGTGATGGGGGACTGAGGAACTGGGAGCGGGGAGACGACCCATGGAAAGAGCACGCAAAGTGGTTCCCAAG ATGTGAATTCCTCATACAGTCCATGGGTCTGGCCTATGTCCGCAGTGTACAGGATGCTTTATTCAGTAGTCCGGAAACTACG CCTGAATCTCAGAGGTCTGTGGACAGGAGCCCAGGGAGCCCCAGTG ACTTTTTAAGGATTCCTGAAGCTCCAGCACAGAGGGCAAATACAGAGCCCCAACTACCAAAAGAACCAG AGGTTCCACTCAGCACTGAAGAGCAGCTCCGGAGGCTGAAGGAGGAGAGAATGTGTAAAGTGTGTATGGACAAGGATGTGTCTATGGTCTTTGTGCCATGTGGCCATCTGGTGGTCTGTATGGATTGTGCCCCCAATCTTAGACACTGCCCGATCTGCAGGGCAACGATCAGAGGCAGCGTACGGGCCTTCATGTCCTGA